The DNA segment CTGGTATGCTGGAAAGGAAAGGTGTCAGATAAAAGTATCAATTGTAAAGCACTTCCTAAAGTCTCAAATTGTCAGCTCTCAAGTCTCAACCCTACTTAATTCGTTTTCATTACCAAGAGCATCTTTTCTTAATTAGGAAAATGATTTAGTGGAAACCATAAAGACAGAAAATAGTAATATAGCTAGTTATGTCACATATGCTGAGCTTTCTTCATTCAAACTGTGTCGTTTCCAAGATGGAATTTCTTGGCACCTTTCTTCCACGGAAACCTTGAACTTCTTCATTGACCTGAAAAAAGTTTTACACATGAAGTGACACACTCATTACAATGGTGAATTACTATAGAAAGAAGAGTAGGCTTAAAGTAGTATGGGAAGTACATCTACATTACTCCAGAAAAGTTGACACAAATTAAGGGCAGTGCCAGGAAATTGACTAGCTACAGACATTACATTACAAGAATACCAAGATTGTAATTTTGTGTTAGTGTTACCGGGTTGTCTTATTTACTTTTAGTGTCATTGCTACTTTAGGTCCTCTTTTGTCAAATTTCATCTTGTCTCATTATTCTAGCACGTAGTAAATCTTTAATGGGAGCTCTACATTTTTTGAGAACACCATGTTAATCAACATCAAAtactgattataattttttgagaaTCTACACTAATTTCTAATAATGGTTTAATGAATGGAGCCTACTTCTATTTTTCTCGTGATATAAAAGAAAGGGACATGCAATACTATTACTgactataaatttaaatttttttagaatctaCAATAATTTCTAATAATGGTTTAATGTCTCAATGTCACATTGATTGGCCATGACCACGAGGATAAGTCTTTGCCATTGAATGAATGAAGCCTACTTCTATTTTTCCTGTGATATAAAGAAAGGGACATGCAATACTAAAGATAGATGCACACGGTGCCAAACAATGGCGGATGTACATTATGTGTAATGGGGGAAATTTTCTCcacaaagtaattttttttatttgaatatattgaataaatatttttttattctcataaaaaataaatattgtctccacaagataatttttttaataagatgaATATGAATAactgtaaaagataaaaaaagaataaattgatattaattttacctacttatccttttaaattttactatttttaatttgttattatcattttcaataaaacttatataattttttgtttgagaaaatattagattattttttgtctaaaaaaatatctaaatctTCCAATTGTGCCAAACCAAAGAATCTCCTACTAATAACAAGTTTTAATCAGTAATCTGTTTGTGTTATAAGATAACCTTCTGTcttaaataaagaaatttccgaattattcaaataattatgcTCTTACCTCAGCATCAGCAGGGTCCACTAGTGAGTCAAGATCAACAAGTTGTTCTGTCTGGCTACACCTCTCTTCATCTCCTTTGCACCACTGAGTTTGGGGGAAATTGGCCCactgaaaatgacaaaaattttcAAGATAAAACTTAAGAAAATTACCTTCTTCTTTATCCAATAATTTTACCAATCTTATAAAAGGTCTATTTGAATATAAGCTAGATGTGCTTTTGAGAGTTCctctcttaaaaatataaaactttttttagtgGAGAAGTTCTCAAGAACACTTCTAATCTTGTATCCAAACAAGTTTAAAGACCGTCTAATTTGTAAATAAGTTgaattaataacttaaaaaattggACTTTACATTTTTTGCAGCTGTACTAAAAGCTTCCTTGTGGCTCATTTCAGGATTTTCAGCCTTTAGCCTTTTAATCTCCTCCCTGCAGTAAACTAATActcattaaaattcaaaaaagtttaattagttCTATACAAACCTGTTTATTGAATCATTACTTGATGAAGCAGTTATAAGCTGATGGTGTTCGCTGTCTCTTCTCTGGGGCTGTATACAAtccatgcataaaaaaaaattatgaggaaACTGTATGAGTGCACAAAACTTGCTTCAAACTCAATAATAACTCATCTCATTCTTAAAGTAACTATTGCCTTACATACGTTTATTCACAACATGATGACTCATTGGAATTATATCCTCTTCCTCACAATCAGAATAGGTCATCATGGATGCACTGTGACTGTTCAAAGTCTTGTTAGCATCTTCTTCTGGACTACTTTCTTTTGGCTGGAGAGCGGAGACAATCACAAATGCATTTTGAGTTAAAAAtccaataaatgataaaaacacCTAGCtacctaattaaaaataaggacATACAAGGTTAATTGGGTGATTAAGAGAAATTAACCATTAACATTtgtggataaaattaaaaataaactaactaAAAATAAGTATGTGGGTCATTGGACTCACTTGAACAACACAAAGGAAATAAACATAGAAATTGAAAGGTAATAACTTATCACCTCAAGATGACTAAGAGATGCTAAGAGGTGGAAAGGGATAAAAGAAGCTTTCAACATATTAACAGAAAGGAGGTTTGTGCAGTGCCCGCATCTTACAGTCACCACCATTGACAAACTGCTGCATGGAACACTTACCTGCATCTCATAGttgaattgaaaacagaaaaaaaaatgaaatacggAAAGtggaattaaaaaatagaaacca comes from the Glycine soja cultivar W05 chromosome 6, ASM419377v2, whole genome shotgun sequence genome and includes:
- the LOC114415256 gene encoding axial regulator YABBY 4-like yields the protein MSTLTRLFDLPEQICYIQCGFCNTILMVSVPCSSLSMVVTVRCGHCTNLLSVNMLKASFIPFHLLASLSHLEPKESSPEEDANKTLNSHSASMMTYSDCEEEDIIPMSHHVVNKPPEKRQRTPSAYNCFIKEEIKRLKAENPEMSHKEAFSTAAKNWANFPQTQWCKGDEERCSQTEQLVDLDSLVDPADAEVNEEVQGFRGRKVPRNSILETTQFE